In Pasteurella multocida subsp. multocida OH4807, a genomic segment contains:
- a CDS encoding flavodoxin FldA (COG0716 Flavodoxins), protein MAVVGLFYGSDTGNTENIAKMIQKQLGSDLVDVRDIAKSTKEDIEAYDFLMIGIPTWYYGEAQCDWDDFFPTLEEIDFTDKLVAIFGCGDQEDYAEYFCDAMGTVRNIIEPKGAIIVGHWSTEGYNFEVSQALVDDHTFVGLCIDEDRQPELTAERVEKWVKQVFDEMCLAELA, encoded by the coding sequence ATGGCTGTTGTTGGTTTATTTTATGGCAGTGATACAGGCAATACAGAAAATATTGCTAAAATGATTCAAAAACAACTTGGTAGTGATTTAGTTGATGTGCGAGACATTGCTAAAAGTACAAAAGAAGATATTGAAGCATATGACTTCTTAATGATAGGTATTCCAACTTGGTACTACGGCGAGGCCCAATGTGATTGGGATGACTTCTTCCCTACGCTAGAAGAAATTGACTTTACAGATAAATTAGTTGCTATTTTTGGCTGTGGTGACCAAGAAGATTATGCTGAATATTTCTGTGATGCAATGGGAACAGTACGTAATATCATCGAACCCAAAGGAGCGATCATTGTTGGTCACTGGTCAACCGAAGGCTACAATTTTGAAGTTTCACAAGCGCTTGTTGATGATCACACATTTGTTGGCTTATGTATTGATGAAGATCGCCAACCTGAATTAACAGCTGAGCGTGTTGAAAAATGGGTTAAACAGGTTTTTGACGAAATGTGTTTAGCAGAACTTGCATAA
- a CDS encoding ferric uptake regulation protein (COG0735 Fe2+/Zn2+ uptake regulation proteins), which translates to MSEENIKLLKKAGLKITEPRLTILALMQEHKMEHFSAEDVYKMLLERGEEIGLATVYRVLNQFDEANILTRHNFEGNKSVFELAPTEHHDHIICVDCGKVFEFNDDIIEKRQREISKQHGIELATHSLYLYGKCSDINNCDENGKK; encoded by the coding sequence ATGTCTGAAGAAAATATCAAACTGTTGAAAAAAGCTGGGCTGAAAATTACTGAACCTCGTTTAACTATTTTAGCATTAATGCAAGAACATAAGATGGAACATTTTTCTGCAGAAGATGTCTACAAAATGTTGTTAGAACGCGGTGAAGAGATTGGTTTAGCCACGGTTTATCGCGTATTAAATCAATTTGATGAAGCGAATATTTTAACCCGTCATAATTTTGAAGGGAATAAATCTGTTTTTGAGCTTGCGCCAACCGAGCATCATGATCACATTATCTGTGTTGATTGCGGTAAAGTTTTTGAATTTAATGATGACATTATCGAAAAACGTCAGCGCGAAATCAGTAAACAACACGGGATTGAACTCGCCACACATAGCTTATACCTTTATGGTAAATGTAGCGATATTAATAACTGTGATGAAAATGGCAAAAAATAA
- a CDS encoding bifunctional 3-demethylubiquinone-9 3-methyltransferase/ 2-octaprenyl-6-hydroxy phenol methylase (COG2227 2-polyprenyl-3-methyl-5-hydroxy-6-metoxy-1,4-benzoquinol methylase), which yields MQNIDQQELDKFEKMAKSWWDPQGDFKPIHQLNPLRLGYITQHAKGLMGKRVLDVGCGGGILSESMAKQGAHVTGIDMSSAPLQVAKKHALENGLHIDYQQITVEEFLQNQTAHYAEKGDEAKFDVITCMEMLEHVPDPSSIIASCKQLLKPNGVIFFSTINRTLKAWTLVVLGAEYVLKILPKGTHDYEKFIKPAELLNWCDVAQLNCVDMVGYHYNPLTSKFWLNKDVSANYMASFRVQS from the coding sequence ATGCAAAATATCGATCAGCAAGAACTTGATAAATTTGAAAAAATGGCAAAAAGTTGGTGGGATCCACAAGGGGATTTTAAACCAATTCATCAACTGAATCCGCTACGTTTAGGCTACATTACTCAACATGCGAAAGGATTGATGGGTAAGAGGGTGCTGGATGTCGGTTGTGGCGGCGGTATTTTGTCCGAAAGTATGGCGAAACAAGGTGCACATGTAACGGGGATTGATATGTCGTCAGCGCCCTTGCAGGTCGCGAAGAAGCATGCACTTGAAAATGGGTTACATATTGACTATCAACAAATTACGGTTGAAGAGTTTCTACAAAATCAGACCGCACATTATGCCGAAAAAGGGGACGAGGCGAAATTTGATGTGATCACGTGCATGGAAATGTTGGAGCACGTGCCTGATCCAAGTTCAATTATTGCCAGTTGTAAACAGTTGTTGAAACCAAATGGTGTGATTTTCTTTTCAACGATTAATCGCACATTGAAAGCGTGGACGTTAGTGGTGCTGGGCGCAGAATATGTGTTAAAAATACTCCCTAAAGGCACTCATGATTATGAAAAATTTATTAAGCCTGCTGAGTTATTAAATTGGTGTGATGTTGCACAGTTGAATTGTGTGGATATGGTTGGGTACCACTATAATCCACTAACCAGCAAATTCTGGTTGAATAAAGATGTCAGTGCAAATTATATGGCGAGTTTTCGAGTGCAATCTTAA